The following nucleotide sequence is from Candidatus Methylomirabilota bacterium.
CCGGGTCGAGGCCCCGGCCGACGACCCGTGTCAGCAGATCCCGCTCGGTGAAGATGCCGACCAGGCGTCCTCCCGCATCGATCACCAGGACTCCGGGCTGGCGCGCCGCCAGCATCCGGCCCACCGCCTCCCCGACCCGCGCCGTCTCACGGAGGCAGACCGGCTCGGTGGGCGACAGCGCGTTGATGGTGTCGTTGAGGAGCGCCCCACGGAGTTCCCGGAACTCGGTCTCGAGCCCCGCCGAATACTCGTCCTCAAACTCAGTCATGGCCGCCCCTCCTACGCGCGTTCTGCCGGATGACGGGCCGCCACACCCCGGTTTCGGACCGGCGGAGCCGTTCGGGACTTGCCCACGGCCCGGCCGGACAGAGCCTCCGGACGGGCGGGCAGGCCGGCCCCTCGTCACCCCAGGTATGGTACCCAAAGCCCTTGCCAATCGCAAGGTTTCGCCTGGAGGTCCGGCCGGGGCCGGGAGAGCATCCGCTCAGGAAATCCGGGGCTTCCGGACGCCGCTGCCGGTTCGCTGGTCGAGGTCCTACAGGAGCGGAGCGGGCAGGTCCGAGCGCCCCATCAGGTACAGGTCAATACCGCGCGCGGCGCTACGGCCCTCCGCGATGGCCCACACGATCAGCGACTGCCCGCGCTGCATGTCGCCGGCCGTGAAGACGCCGGGGACGCTGGTCATCCAGCGCGCGTCCCGCCAGACGGTGCCGCGCTCGGTCAGCTTGACGCCCAGCTGGGCCAGCATACCCTCGCGCTCGGGGCCCAGGAAGCCCATGGCCAGGAGAACCAGGTCGCAAGGCAGGGTGAACTCGGTCCCCGGCACCTCCCTGAAGACGGGGCGGCCATCCTCGCGGGCGGCGGCGACCCGGACGGCTTCGAGCGCGCGCACCTGGCCGCGGCCGTCGCCGAGGAAGCGCCGGGTCGAGACGGAAAACACGCGCTCGCCGCCCTCCTCGTGAGCGGAGGAGACCCGGTAGATGTTCGGCCACTGAGGCCACGGGTTGTCGGGGGCGCGCTGGTCGGGCGGGCGCGGGAGGATCTCCAGCTGATGCACGGAGCGCGCGCCCTGCCGGTGCACGGTCCCCAGGCAGTCGGCGCCGGTGTCGCCGCCGCCGATGATCATCACGTGCTTGCCGCGGGCGGTGATGAAGCGCTCGTCGGGAATCGGATCCCCCTCGCAGCGCCGGTTCTGGAGCGGTAGGTACTCCATGGCGAACTGAATGCCTCGCAGCTCGCGGCCGGGGATCGGCAAGTCCCGCGGGGCGCCGGCGCCGCCCGCCAGCAGGAGAGCGTCGAAGTCGCGACGGAGGTCCTCGACGGCCACGGTGACGCCGACGTGGGCGTTGGCGACGAAGCGGACGCCCTCGGCCTCGAGCTGCGCGAGCCGCCGATCCAGAACGCGCTTCTCCATCTTGAACTCGGGGATTCCGTAGCGGAGGAGGCCGCCGATGCGATCGTCCCGCTCGAAGACCGTGACCGCGTGGCCCGCCCGGGTCAGCTGCTGGGCCGCGGCGAGGCCGGCCGGCC
It contains:
- a CDS encoding CBS domain-containing protein — protein: MTEFEDEYSAGLETEFRELRGALLNDTINALSPTEPVCLRETARVGEAVGRMLAARQPGVLVIDAGGRLVGIFTERDLLTRVVGRGLDPAATPLSAVMTPGPEALTPRDRVCYAVNRMSVAGYRTIPLVDEAGRPIGIVTVHDFIKWLAHLFPEAVFNLRPGDAIKRPLEMDAG
- a CDS encoding glutamate synthase subunit beta, which gives rise to MGKVTGFVEFKREKQPYRPLAARLGDWKQVMLPWPGDALRRQGARCMDCGVPFCHQGCPLGNLIPDWNDLVYRDDFREALDRLHATNNFPEFTGTLCPAPCEGSCVLGINDDPVTIKPIELAIIDHAFAAGWVKPAPPAAQTGRTVAVVGSGPAGLAAAQQLTRAGHAVTVFERDDRIGGLLRYGIPEFKMEKRVLDRRLAQLEAEGVRFVANAHVGVTVAVEDLRRDFDALLLAGGAGAPRDLPIPGRELRGIQFAMEYLPLQNRRCEGDPIPDERFITARGKHVMIIGGGDTGADCLGTVHRQGARSVHQLEILPRPPDQRAPDNPWPQWPNIYRVSSAHEEGGERVFSVSTRRFLGDGRGQVRALEAVRVAAAREDGRPVFREVPGTEFTLPCDLVLLAMGFLGPEREGMLAQLGVKLTERGTVWRDARWMTSVPGVFTAGDMQRGQSLIVWAIAEGRSAARGIDLYLMGRSDLPAPLL